The Psychromonas sp. MME1 genome window below encodes:
- a CDS encoding DUF3820 family protein codes for MQDTQALSDAINQVMPFGKYAGRKLIHLPEPYLVWFYSKGFPQGKLGEQLALMYEVKLNGLEKMLAPLIKQ; via the coding sequence ATGCAAGACACGCAAGCATTAAGCGATGCAATCAACCAAGTTATGCCCTTTGGGAAGTATGCGGGTCGTAAACTTATCCATTTACCAGAGCCCTATCTTGTCTGGTTTTATAGTAAAGGTTTTCCGCAAGGAAAATTAGGTGAACAACTTGCTTTAATGTATGAGGTAAAACTAAACGGGCTAGAGAAAATGCTTGCCCCACTAATCAAGCAATAA
- a CDS encoding Do family serine endopeptidase translates to MKKISLTLFAVFIGLISQVAVATIPNITADGKPFPSLSPILKQISPAVVNISTYSTKPQQVNPLLNDPFFRHFFNLPDQQQMPEGKQNRRQQSAGSGVIVDASKGVVMTNYHVIKDADEIRVSLLDGRSYQANLMGVDPDLDIAILEIEADRLTEVKIADSSAIDVGDFVIAIGNPFGLGQTVTTGIVSALGRTGLGLEGYENFIQTDASINPGNSGGALVNLAGELVGINTAIIAPAGGNVGIGFAIPSNMAKASMVQILAHGEVRRGQIGVAIQDITPDLRDAFALENGQAGVLISDVAKGMPAEKAGLRAGDVIVMVDGKNTTSTGQLRSLIGVKNIGDSVQVTILREGEEKQLTVLIAAPQETAITNEGLHSLLEGVRFENDNDGNGVVVTQVSGNSIAAGSGLRVGDLIVGANQRRVTDIKSLTKALKRNESALLLQINRNGGSFFIVIK, encoded by the coding sequence ATGAAGAAAATTTCGTTAACACTATTTGCTGTTTTTATTGGCCTAATTTCTCAGGTCGCCGTTGCAACTATTCCGAATATCACTGCAGACGGGAAGCCTTTCCCTTCCTTGTCACCTATTTTAAAACAGATAAGTCCTGCGGTGGTTAACATCTCTACTTACTCAACAAAACCACAGCAAGTTAACCCACTATTAAATGATCCCTTCTTTAGACACTTTTTTAATTTGCCTGATCAACAGCAAATGCCAGAAGGTAAGCAAAATAGGCGTCAGCAAAGTGCAGGCTCTGGGGTTATTGTGGATGCTAGTAAAGGCGTGGTAATGACCAATTACCATGTGATTAAAGATGCCGATGAGATACGCGTTTCGTTACTTGATGGGCGAAGTTATCAAGCAAATTTGATGGGAGTTGACCCTGATTTAGATATTGCAATATTAGAAATAGAAGCAGATCGCTTAACGGAGGTGAAAATTGCCGATTCATCAGCCATTGATGTTGGTGACTTTGTGATTGCTATCGGTAACCCCTTTGGCTTAGGGCAAACCGTTACTACGGGTATCGTTAGTGCACTAGGGCGAACTGGATTAGGGCTAGAAGGCTATGAAAACTTTATCCAAACCGACGCGTCTATCAATCCGGGAAATTCAGGTGGCGCGCTAGTTAATCTCGCGGGTGAGCTGGTTGGTATCAATACTGCTATCATTGCCCCAGCCGGAGGTAATGTTGGTATTGGCTTTGCCATTCCGAGCAATATGGCCAAGGCAAGTATGGTACAGATTTTAGCACATGGTGAGGTTCGCCGTGGTCAAATAGGGGTTGCAATCCAAGATATTACACCTGATCTACGCGATGCTTTTGCGCTTGAAAATGGCCAAGCAGGGGTGTTGATCAGCGATGTTGCTAAGGGGATGCCTGCGGAAAAAGCGGGGTTGCGGGCAGGGGATGTTATCGTCATGGTTGATGGTAAAAATACCACTTCCACGGGACAATTACGCAGCCTTATTGGTGTGAAAAATATAGGTGACAGCGTACAGGTAACCATTTTACGAGAGGGTGAAGAGAAACAGTTAACTGTTTTAATTGCCGCTCCACAGGAGACGGCGATTACGAATGAAGGACTACATTCATTGCTAGAAGGTGTGCGCTTTGAAAATGATAATGATGGTAATGGTGTTGTTGTTACACAGGTGTCGGGAAACTCGATTGCTGCGGGTAGTGGTTTAAGAGTCGGCGATCTTATTGTTGGCGCGAATCAACGCCGTGTAACTGACATTAAATCACTGACTAAAGCCTTAAAACGCAATGAATCTGCATTACTGTTACAGATAA
- a CDS encoding aminotransferase class I/II-fold pyridoxal phosphate-dependent enzyme gives MKLESLALHHGYQSEATTKAAAVPIYQTTSYTFDDTQHGADLFDLKVPGNIYTRIMNPTTDVLEKRVAEMEGGIAALAVASGMSAITYAIQCICEVGTNIVSTSQLYGGTYNLFAHSFPKQGIETRMVSFDDYQGFADAIDENTRAIFCESIGNPAGNIVDIKKLAEIAHQHGLPLIVDNTVATPVLCRPFEFGADIVVHSLTKYIGGHGTSIGGIIVDSGKFDWVANKQRFAVMNEPDPSYHDVVYTEAFGPAAYIGRCRVVPLRNTGAAISPMNSFQILQGLETLCLRMERHCENAVKLATYLSNHDKVEWVNYAALESSQYHETCQKICSGKASGILSFGIKGGSEAGGKFIDALKMILRLVNIGDAKSLACHPASTTHRQLNAAELKAAGVSEELIRISVGIENIDDIIADVEQALAAV, from the coding sequence ATGAAATTAGAATCACTTGCGTTACACCATGGTTATCAATCAGAGGCGACCACTAAAGCAGCTGCCGTGCCAATCTATCAAACCACGTCTTACACCTTTGATGACACACAGCACGGCGCAGATTTATTCGATTTAAAAGTCCCTGGCAATATTTATACCCGCATTATGAATCCCACCACCGATGTTTTAGAGAAACGTGTTGCGGAAATGGAGGGGGGTATCGCCGCATTAGCTGTTGCTTCAGGCATGTCTGCAATCACTTATGCCATTCAATGTATTTGCGAAGTAGGTACAAACATAGTTAGCACTAGCCAACTCTATGGTGGCACTTATAACCTTTTTGCACACTCATTCCCTAAACAGGGTATTGAAACACGAATGGTCTCCTTTGATGATTACCAAGGTTTCGCCGATGCAATAGATGAAAATACACGCGCTATTTTTTGCGAATCAATAGGTAACCCTGCCGGCAACATTGTTGATATTAAAAAATTGGCCGAGATTGCCCATCAACATGGCTTACCGCTGATTGTCGATAATACAGTAGCAACGCCTGTATTATGTCGTCCATTTGAATTTGGCGCGGATATTGTGGTGCACTCTTTAACGAAATATATCGGTGGTCACGGCACATCCATTGGCGGCATTATTGTTGACTCAGGCAAGTTTGATTGGGTTGCCAATAAACAACGTTTCGCTGTGATGAATGAGCCAGATCCCTCGTACCATGATGTTGTTTATACTGAAGCCTTTGGTCCGGCTGCTTATATCGGACGTTGTCGTGTTGTACCACTTCGTAATACCGGGGCTGCAATTTCACCGATGAACTCATTCCAAATACTACAGGGCTTAGAGACTTTGTGCCTGCGTATGGAGCGACACTGTGAAAATGCAGTCAAATTGGCAACCTATTTAAGCAATCACGATAAGGTAGAATGGGTAAATTATGCAGCCCTAGAAAGCAGCCAATATCATGAAACCTGCCAAAAAATTTGCTCAGGCAAAGCATCGGGTATATTAAGCTTTGGTATCAAAGGAGGCTCAGAGGCAGGAGGCAAGTTTATTGATGCCTTAAAAATGATATTACGTTTAGTTAATATCGGTGACGCTAAATCCCTTGCCTGCCACCCTGCTTCAACGACACATAGACAGCTTAATGCCGCAGAGTTAAAAGCAGCGGGTGTTAGCGAAGAGCTTATACGTATTTCCGTCGGTATTGAGAATATCGATGATATCATTGCCGATGTAGAGCAAGCGCTCGCGGCGGTTTAA